In Cardinium endosymbiont of Dermatophagoides farinae, the sequence TACCAACGCCCATTAAATAGCGCGGCTTAGACCTAGGTAAAATGGAACAAACCAATTCTGTAATCTCATAGAGCTGACCGGTAGGATGGCATACGCCTCCTATGGCATTACCAAGCCTATCCGCTGCAGCTATGGTTTCTGCAGATTGGATCCGTAGCTCTTTATAAATACTGCCTTGCACAATTGGGAAAAGAGTCTGATGGGCATGCTGCTCGGTTTGTGTCGCATCAAAATAATCTATTCCCCTTTTGAGCCAGCGATGGGTACGTTCCATAGAAGCTTTTGCATAACCATAGCTACAAGGATAGGGTGTACACTCATCCAATACCATCATGATATCAGCGCCAATGCTGCGTTGAATATCCACCACAGATTCTGGCGTAAAAAAATGGCTAGCGCCATCTATATGCGAGCGAAAGGTAACACCTGCTTCTGTAAGCTTACGATTGCCCGCTAGCGAGTAGACCTGATAGCCCCCACTATCGGTTAATATCGGACGAGGCCATCCCATAAAAGCATGGAGCCCTCCTGCTGCATCCAACACCTTGGTGCCTGGACGGAGATAGAGGTGGTAGGTATTGCCTAGGATGATATCGGCATCAATCTGGTCTTGCAGTACTTGCTGCGGAATCGACTTTACCGATCCTATGGTACCTACTGGCATAAAAATAGGCGTACGAATGGTCCCTTTACTAGTAGTGATCAGCCCTGCTCGAGCCTTGGAATGCCGATCTTCATGTTCTACTAAAAATTGCAATGAAGTATGGATTATTATATTGTATTTAAGTAACCTTTCAACCAAAGGTAGTAAACCAATGGCTGCTTACCTAGCATCCTTTTTGGATATCAGGTCAAATATATGCTTTTTTACCTTTATCCTATATCAAGGGCTGCCAGCACAATTTGCAAATAGCAATAAAGTCCATATTTTCCCTTAAATTAGTAGCTTGAGTAGATCTGCATATCGTAGACCTTCTGCAAAACCTATTTGTGATCAGCAGTTTTTAGGAGAAGCGCAGCCGAGCACCGCAGCATACTAAATGTATTTGAGGAACATAGACCACAAAATTGCCATTTAGCAATAGGTTTTGCAGAAGGTCTCTTGTAGGTTTGTGCCATTGCTAAACTTTTTTGAACAGGCTACTTCATCTGCTTTTTATCGGCCATTCCATTTTAATGACAACTATTTTTATTTTTATGCAACTTCGTGCGGATTCATTAATCAAAGAATACAAAGGTCGTAAGGTAGTAAAAGGAATTTCACTGACCGTTTCCTCTGGGGAGATTGTGGGGTTATTAGGCCCAATGGGGCAGGAAAAACCACTACCTTTTATATGACGGTTGGTCTTATCAAGCCAAATAGTGGGAATATTTATTTAGATGAAACATGCATCACCCCATTACCGCTATACAAACGTGCCCAAAAGGGCATTAGCTATTTGCCCCAGGAAGCCTCTGTCTTTAGACAATTAACGGTAGAAGAAAACATCATGGCTGTATTGGAAATGCGCAAGCTATCCAAACAGGAGCGCAAAGAAAAGCTAGATGGATTATTAGAAGAGTTTAGCATTACGCATATACGAAAAAGCAAGGGCAATGTACTTTCTGGGGGGGAGCGCCGCCGTACAGAAATCGCTAGAGCATTGGCCACTGACCCTAAATTTGTTTTACTAGATGAGCCTTTTGCAGGTGTAGATCCGATTGCTGTAGAAGAAATCCAACTGCTTATTGCCAAACTAAAGCATAATAATATTGGCGTACTGATTACAGATCATAACGTAAATGAAACGCTTTCCATCACGAATAGAGCTTATTTAATGTTTGGGGGTGCATTGCTAAAAGCAGGTACTGCAGAAGAATTGGCAGCAGATGAACAGGTACGCAGGCTTTATCTTGGAGAAAAATTTGAATTAAAACGTTATGAATAAACTGTATGAGTCTATAAAAGAACAATATCAAGCAGTAATTGGATTAGAGATTCACATTCAATTGCTGACCCATAGTAAAATGTTTTCCTCAGATAGGGCTGAATATGGAGCCCTTCCGAATACCAATCTTAGTCCTGTTACCTTAGCCTGTCCTGGTGCTTTACCCAGGGTGAATAAAAAAGCATTTGACTATGCTATAAAGTTAGGTTTAGCCTGTGGATCAACGATTACAGATTTAAACTTATTTGCAAGAAAAAGCTATTTTTATCCAGACCTACCTAAAGGCTTTCAAATCACACAAGACACTACGCCTATTTGCCGAGGTGGTTTTGTAACCATTTATTCTGATGAAGGTGTGAAGAAAAAGATTCCACTGATTCGGATGCATTTAGAAGAAGACACGGGTAAATCGTTACATGGCATCGTAGAGGATATTACTTTATTGGATTACAACCGGACAGGTACGCCTTTATTGGAACTGGTAACGGCTCCAGAGATTACCACAGGGGAGGAAGCTTATCAGTTTTTAGCTGAGATCCGGAAGTTGGTTCGTTATTTAGAGATCTGCGATGGCAATATGGAAGAGGCTTCTTTGCGTTGTGATGCCAATATTTCCGTAGCCCTTAAGGGTGCGCAGCGCCTTGGCACGAGGGTAGAGGTTAAAAACATGAATTCCATGCGCAACGTTCAGCTGGCCATAGCCTATGAAATCGATCGACAAATCGCGCTATTAGAAACGGGTGAACCCGTGATTGCAGAGACCAGGAACTTCCAGGCTGCTTCAGGTGAAACGGTTAGCCTGCGTGCCAAAGAAACCGCCAGCGAATACCGTTATTTTCCAGAACCAGATATTCCTCCCATATGGGTTTCAGCGGAATGGATAGAAAGCATTCGCAAGACAATGCCTTTATTGCCAAGGGCTTATTTTAAAAAATTTATAGAAGTATATGGGCTTTCGCACTATACTGCTTCTGTGCTTACTGAAAACAAAGCCTTTGCCATTCTGTTTGACGAGCTATGCCAACATACGCCCTATTATACAGCTGCTGCCAATTGGCTGCTTGGACCTGTTAAAGGCTATCTGAATGAGCTATCTATTCCCTTAGAAGACTTTCCCCTTACGGTAGACCGTTTTGTTTCCTTGATCACCTTAGTAGAAAACGGTACGGTTAGTTTTTCCGTTGCAGCCAGCCAAATCTTTCCCCTATTGCTGCAGCAATTAGATACAACCCCTATGGCCCTTGCAAAAAAGCTAGACCTAATACAGGATAGCGACGAGGCCAATCTTAAAGCGCTCGTTGCAGCAGTATTAGCCGCCTACCCAGATAAAGTAGAAGCCTACAAAAATGGCAAATCAGGGCTACTGGCCATGTTTATGGGAGAAATCATGAAGATGAGCCAAGGAAAAGCCAATGCCCAACTGGCCAGCAAATTATTAGAAGAGGCCTTAGATAAGGATTAGCTAAACTTGCATTTCCACTAACGGATCTGGTAGTAGCCCTTACAGTGTATTGCTGCGCTATCGTTATATACTACCCTTAGCCGCTGGTTGATAAGGGCAATGTGCCTATATCCTTAACATAATCAATTAATTTAAAATTATGAATCTTATTCGTTTAATAAGCCATACAGCGTTGCACATTTTTGGTCACCGTAGCTTGCTGGTATGGAGCCTGTTTGCCTATTTTATATGTACTTCATGTAGTAATGTGCAAGTGAGGGAGGGGATAACGAATAACATAATTCAATCGAATGCAATGGAAGATAGCACCATATCTCGAACGAGATTTAAAGACGGTTGTACCTTAGTTATGCATAAAAATAGCATTATTGCTTGACTCAAAGGATGAGTCTAAAAACCAGAAAGACCTAATGGAAGAAATAAAGCGCACATTAGAAAATAATAACAGCGATGTTGGATCCAATGAAATCGGAACTGGTTATAATGAGCTACATTTCATAGTAGCTGCCCATAAAAACGGTACTAAACTAATAAAAGAATTTTTCGAGGAAATTCTTGAAATGATAACGAATCGTTATCCGAAGCTAACAAATGCAGTGAATCATAACAATGAAACAGCACTACATCTCGCAATGTAAGACAAAAATCTACGAATTACTCAAATCTTACTTTCACGGACCAATCTTACTATACAAGATATAAATGGCAATACTCCTATTCATTTGATGCTAGATCATCTAGAAATCCTAGAAGAATTCATAGCCCAAATAGAAAGAGGTAAAATTAAGCCTGTTGATATAGAGCAGCCATTTTGTAGTTCAAAGAATAATCAAAAACAGACTGTTATTCAATTGATTTTGACTAAATATAATCGTCTCCCTAAAAACCATCCTGAGGATTCTCGATATAGAAAGTGCATAAATGCGTTATCCGAATATATCAGAGCTATCACGATGCATTACCTCTTGATACGTAAAAAGATAAAACCAATAAAATTAACCCAAGCACAGCAATCCAACCAAGAAAAATGTGCTATATGCTATAGTTTATACCTTCCAAAGAATAACCTAGTACAAATAGCAGACTGTGCACACCATTTTCATACAGACTGTTTCAACAAGTTATGTAGCAGGTATGATCAAGATCCAAATCAACAGAAATTCACTTGCTCTTATTGTAGAAAGGTACTACTTGAAAAGTAAGTAGGTTTGTGTTTTCCAATCACTATAGTACGAATCTTATGGAGTATTCATACTCTACCGTTATACTGCCTTAGAAAGAATATGATCCTATTTCGTTTAATAAGCCGTGCAATGTTGTACATTTCTGTTTGCCGTAGGTTACTGGTATGGAACCTAGTTTCCTATTTTTTTTATATATAGCTCATGTAATACGCAAATGAAACATGGCCTAAGAGATGGTCAATACGGTTGCCAAGAGCAAACCGGTATTCAAGGTGGACAAAAAGATAAGTTTGATAATAATCCTGTAGCATTTAAAAAATATGAACATCCAAAATTACATCTGGCTTGCTGGAAAGGAGATTTGTCAAGAGTAAAGAAATTATGCAAAGACGCAAACTTTATTAAAAGACATCTAAACTCGCATAACAGTCTGAGATACAGCTTGGGATATACCCCTCTTCAGGTAGCCGTGATACTGGGTCATTGGAAAATTGTTAACTGTTTATTAGAACAAAAAGATAT encodes:
- the tgt gene encoding tRNA guanosine(34) transglycosylase Tgt; translation: MQFLVEHEDRHSKARAGLITTSKGTIRTPIFMPVGTIGSVKSIPQQVLQDQIDADIILGNTYHLYLRPGTKVLDAAGGLHAFMGWPRPILTDSGGYQVYSLAGNRKLTEAGVTFRSHIDGASHFFTPESVVDIQRSIGADIMMVLDECTPYPCSYGYAKASMERTHRWLKRGIDYFDATQTEQHAHQTLFPIVQGSIYKELRIQSAETIAAADRLGNAIGGVCHPTGQLYEITELVCSILPRSKPRYLMGVGTPLDLLECIALGVDMFDCIMPTRNGRNGTLFTTQGILNIKNKKWADDFSPIDALLGGPVSGYYSKAYLRHLITAEELLGVQLASVHNLTFYLWLVRQARAQIQQDNFVAWKNHILKTIMEKI
- the gatB gene encoding Asp-tRNA(Asn)/Glu-tRNA(Gln) amidotransferase subunit GatB, yielding MNKLYESIKEQYQAVIGLEIHIQLLTHSKMFSSDRAEYGALPNTNLSPVTLACPGALPRVNKKAFDYAIKLGLACGSTITDLNLFARKSYFYPDLPKGFQITQDTTPICRGGFVTIYSDEGVKKKIPLIRMHLEEDTGKSLHGIVEDITLLDYNRTGTPLLELVTAPEITTGEEAYQFLAEIRKLVRYLEICDGNMEEASLRCDANISVALKGAQRLGTRVEVKNMNSMRNVQLAIAYEIDRQIALLETGEPVIAETRNFQAASGETVSLRAKETASEYRYFPEPDIPPIWVSAEWIESIRKTMPLLPRAYFKKFIEVYGLSHYTASVLTENKAFAILFDELCQHTPYYTAAANWLLGPVKGYLNELSIPLEDFPLTVDRFVSLITLVENGTVSFSVAASQIFPLLLQQLDTTPMALAKKLDLIQDSDEANLKALVAAVLAAYPDKVEAYKNGKSGLLAMFMGEIMKMSQGKANAQLASKLLEEALDKD
- a CDS encoding E3 ubiquitin protein ligase; its protein translation is MMLDHLEILEEFIAQIERGKIKPVDIEQPFCSSKNNQKQTVIQLILTKYNRLPKNHPEDSRYRKCINALSEYIRAITMHYLLIRKKIKPIKLTQAQQSNQEKCAICYSLYLPKNNLVQIADCAHHFHTDCFNKLCSRYDQDPNQQKFTCSYCRKVLLEK